From Hydractinia symbiolongicarpus strain clone_291-10 chromosome 11, HSymV2.1, whole genome shotgun sequence, the proteins below share one genomic window:
- the LOC130613622 gene encoding uncharacterized protein LOC130613622 has product MKSAVLLCLVGVTLSFVIEKDLDVVKDEAWQIWKNSHNKKYKDLSEEHVRYAIWNDNLKRITEFNKASDNLFLRMNHFGDLTNTEFGQAMNGYYSHRTHSNGSTFLAPSHTQVPDTVDWRDKGYVTPVKNQAQCGSCWAFSTTGSLEGQHFKKTGKLVSLSEQQLVDCSTSFGNHGCQGGLMDNAFKYIKSNGGIDTESSYPYEGRNDKCRFKSSDVGATDTGFVDIASGDENALKTAVATVGPISVAIDASHFSFQFYHSGVYDESSCSSTALDHGVLAVGYGTYQGKDYWLVKNSWGTGWGLKGYIRMSRNKDNQCGIASQASYPLKPETTSLYILRSTFSWKKYHYKKMQSIVLLCLIGVVFSFIIERDVEVIKDEAWQIWKSSHNRQYKDIGQERVRYEIWRDNLKRITEFNSASTNLFLRMNIFGDWTNTEYRQTMNGYFQRSANSSGSTFLPPSHTQIPDTVDWRDQGYVTPVKNQGQCGSCWAFSTTGSLEGQHFKKTGTLVNLSEQQLVDCSTSFGNHGCQGGLMDNAFKYIKSNGGIDTEDSYSYQGTQGDCRFKSSDVGATDTGFVDVTEGDENALKTAVATVGPISVAIDASHFSFQFYHSGVYDESSCSSTALDHGVLVVGYGTYQGKDYWLVKNSWGTGWGLKGYIRMSRNKDNQCGIASKASYPLV; this is encoded by the exons ATGAAGTCCGCCGTGTTGCTTTGTTTGGTTGGAGTCACTTTATCTTTTGTTATTGAGAAAGATTTAGATGTTGTTAAAGATGAAGCCTGGCAAATATGGAAGAACTCACACAATAAGAAATACAAGGATTTAAGTGAGGAACACGTTAGATATGCCATCTGGAACGACAATCTGAAACGAATCACGGAATTTAACAAAGCAAGCGACAATCTTTTCCTCAGAATGAATCATTTTGGAGACTTAACAAACACGGAGTTTGGACAAGCTATGAATGGCTACTATTCTCACAGAACACACTCCAATGGTTCTACTTTCTTAGCTCCCAGCCACACCCAAGTTCCAGATACCGTTGACTGGAGAGATAAAGGATATGTTACACCTGTCAAAAATCAAGCACAATGTGGTTCATGTTGGGCTTTCAGTACT acTGGATCTTTGGAAGGTCAACATTTCAAGAAAACTGGTAAACTTGTAAGCTTAAGTGAACAACAATTGGTTGATTGCTCGACTAGCTTTGGAAATCATGGTTGCCAAGGTGGTTTAATGGACAATGCATTCAAATACATTAAATCCAATGGTGGTATTGATACTGAATCAAGCTATCCTTACGAAGGCCGA AATGACAAATGTCGATTCAAGTCATCAGACGTTGGAGCCACAGATACTGGCTTTGTTGATATTGCAAGTGGTGATGAGAACGCATTAAAGACTGCTGTAGCTACTGTTGGACCCATCTCTGTGGCTATTGATGCCAGTCATTTCTCTTTCCAATTCTACCATTCTGGAGTTTATGATGAATCCAGCTGCAGCTCAACGGCTTTAGATCATGGTGTGTTGGCTGTTGGTTATGGAACATATCAAGGAAAAGATTATTGGCTTGTCAAGAACAG ttgggGCACTGGCTGGGGCTTGAAAGGATACATTCGTATGAGCCGTAACAAAGATAACCAATGTGGTATCGCATCACAAGCTAGCTATCCATTG AAACCTGAGACCACTTCGTTGTATATACTTCGGTCAACGTTTTCGTGGAAGAAATATCACTACAAG aaaatgcaATCTATTGTTCTACTTTGTTTAATTGGGGTAGTTTTCTCCTTTATCATCGAGAGAGATGTTGAGGTGATAAAAGATGAAGCATGGCAGATATGGAAATcatcacataataggcagtatAAAGACATTGGTCAAGAACGTGTTCGATATGAAATATGGCGTGATAACTTAAAACGCATCACCGAATTTAATAGTGCAAGTACCAATCTATTTTTAAGAATGAACATATTTGGAGATTGGACAAACACAGAATATAGACAGACAATGAATGGTTATTTTCAGCGAAGTGCAAACTCTTCAGGCTCCACTTTCCTGCCTCCCAGCCACACCCAGATTCCAGATACTGTTGACTGGAGAGATCAGGGATATGTTACACCTGTAAAAAATCAAGGACAATGCGGTTCATGCTGGGCTTTCAGTACT ACTGGATCTTTGGAAGGTCAACATTTCAAGAAAACCGGTACACTTGTCAACTTAAGTGAACAACAATTAGTTGATTGTTCAACCAGCTTTGGAAATCATGGTTGTCAAGGTGGTTTAATGGACAATGCATTCAAATACATTAAATCCAATGGTGGTATTGATACTGAAGACAGCTACTCATATCAAGGCACT CAAGGAGATTGTCGATTCAAGTCGTCAGACGTTGGTGCCACAGATACTGGCTTTGTTGATGTAACAGAAGGTGATGAAAACGCATTAAAGACTGCTGTAGCTACTGTTGGACCCATCTCTGTGGCTATTGATGCCAGTCATTTCTCTTTCCAATTCTACCATTCTGGAGTTTATGATGAATCCAGCTGCAGTTCAACGGCTTTAGATCATGGTGTGTTGGTTGTTGGTTATGGAACGTATCAAGGAAAAGATTACTGGCTTGTTAAGAACAG ttGGGGCACTGGCTGGGGCTTGAAAGGATACATTCGTATGAGCCGTAACAAAGATAACCAATGTGGTATTGCATCAAAAGCTAGCTATCcattagtttaa
- the LOC130614502 gene encoding uncharacterized protein LOC130614502 produces the protein MSSDEENQKPAKNNESSSEQCGRFDCKFIKKPSGFLMFINMFLAFVSMCMMSGWLGDVRYRSGRWNFFMYACTHTWVALLIMIILRLLKVPSCCAIINWHLTYAINAGIFIVLLLISSAVVAKKAGDYGGIYCDALDCDLLAATACFGFITMIGCMVECFFHVRDWQASSQDN, from the exons ATGTCATCCGACGAAGAAAATCAAAAACCAGCTAAGAATAATGAGTCGAGTAGTGAACAGTGTGGAAGGTTTGATTGCAAGTTTATCAAAAAACCATCAGGATTCCTCATGTTTATTAACATG TTCTTAGCATTTGTCTCTATGTGTATGATGTCTGGCTGGTTGGGTGATGTGCGTTATCGCAGTGGGCGTTGGAATTTCTTCATGTACGCCTGCACTCACACATGGGTGGCGTTACTTATCATGATCATCCTGCGGTTGTTAAAAGTTCCTTCGTGTTGCGCCATCATTAACTGGCATTTAACG TACGCCATCAATGCAGGTATATTTATCGTGCTATTACTGATCTCATCTGCTGTTGTGGCAAAAAAAGCTGGGGATTATGGAGGCATTTACTGTGACGCTTTAGATTGTGATTTGCTTGCTGCTACAGCT TGCTTTGGTTTCATCACAATGATTGGATGCATGGTCGAATGTTTTTTTCATGTCAGAGATTGGCAAGCTTCGTCACAAGACAATTAG
- the LOC130613806 gene encoding sodium-dependent neutral amino acid transporter B(0)AT2-like, whose amino-acid sequence MEPVKFDKGQDNVEIDNFASTINLTEAKEPERVQWGNKAEFMLACIGYAVGLGNVWRFPWLAQSNGGGAFLIPYFIMLLIEGIPLFYLELSLGQRLRLGPIPIWKKVSPWAFGVGYGMCIASFLSSCFYNVVIAWCLYYLFISFASPLPYHECPENTTSTLAEHLKCQEIGSTQYYWYYEALQISDDISDHSGFAWKLSLCLLTAWTLVALCMWKGIQTTGKVVYFTATFPYVVLLVFIVQGFLLEGYDDGLKFFFVPKWEKLLEPKVWMEAAAQIFFSLSLAFGGLIAYASYNDEKNNTLKDALIISFTNCGTSIFAGLAIFSILGYRANKKSQFCVKEMGLKKGEMIDNCTVEHFLAQGSGGSGLAFIAFTEAINHLPVPTFFAILFFLMLITLGLGSMFGSLEGLVTSLRDTPFFQRFRKELVIVVVAVPGFLVGLGFTQFSGEYLVQLFNKFSVDIPILAVALCELIFISWVYGLERFGNDIEYMTGRQPPMIFNIFWKFISPGAIIIMLVLSLYNMFTESPQYLAWNTAEAKGSKVAYPTWALVVGIFVFVGSFLFVPGGIILHWYRSRKNKYQLD is encoded by the exons atgGAACCAGTAAAGTTTGACAAAGGACAAGATAACGTTGAAATtgacaattttgcaagcactaTAAACTTGACGGAAGCCAAAGAGCCAGAACGTGTGCAATGGGGAAATAAAGCAGAATTTATGTTGGCATGTATTGGATATGCTGTTGGGTTAGGTAATGTTTGGAGATTTCCATGGTTAGCACAGTCAAATGGAGGAG GAGCATTTTTGATTCCATACTTTATAATGTTGCTCATTGAAGGCATACCGCTGTTTTATTTGGAACTAAGTCTTGGTCAACGTTTAAGACTTGGTCCTATACCCATATGGAAAAAAGTATCGCCATGGGCTTTTGGAGTTGGTTATGGAATGTGCATAGCTTCATTTTTATCAAGTTGTTTCTACAATGTTGTTATTGCATGGTGTCTGTATTATCTATTCATCTCATTTGCAAGTCCGCTGCCGTATCACGAATGCCCAGA aaacacCACATCAACATTAGCAGAACATCTGAAATGTCAAGAAATCGGCTCCACACAATATTATTGGTATTATGAAGCACTACAGATTAGTGACGATATCAGCGACCATTCTGGATTTGCGTGGAAGTTAAGTTTATGCTTGCTAACAGCCTGGACTCTAGTAGCGTTATGCATGTGGAAGGGAATACAAACGACAGGAAAG gTTGTCTACTTTACAGCAACGTTTCCATATGTggttttacttgtttttattgTGCAAGGTTTTTTATTGGAAGGTTATGATGATGGgttgaaatttttctttgtgCCTAAG TGGGAAAAATTATTGGAGCCAAAGGTTTGGATGGAAGCTGCCGCCCAAATATTTTTCTCCTTAAGTTTGGCTTTCGGTGGATTAATCGCATATGCTAGCTACAACGATGAAAAGAACAATACCTTAAAAGACGCGTTAATTATCAGTTTTACAAACTGTGGAACGTCTATATTCGCTGGTTTAGCTATATTTTCAATTCTTGGATACAG agctAACAAAAAGAGTCAGTTTTGTGTGAAAGAAATGGGTTTAAAAAAAGGAGAAATGATTGACAATTGTACAGTGGAACACTTTTTAGCGCAA GGCAGTGGAGGTTCCGGACTGGCTTTTATAGCGTTCACAGAAGCGATAAACCATCTCCCGGTTCCAACTTTTTTTgccattctttttttcttgatgTTGATCACGCTCGGTCTGGGAAGCATGTTTGGATCCTTAGAGGGGCTGGTGACATCTTTAAGAGATACACCATTTTTTCAAAGATTTCGAAAAGAACTCGTTATAG TTGTCGTTGCTGTACCTGGCTTTTTGGTTGGTCTTGGTTTTACTCAATTTTCCGGCGAATATCTGGTCCAGCTTTTTAACAAGTTTAGTGTCGACATACCAATTTTAGCTGTCGCACTCTGTGAATTGATATTTATCTCCTGGGTTTATGGACTGGAAAG atttggTAACGATATTGAATATATGACCGGTCGACAACCACCGatgatttttaatatattttggaAGTTTATCTCTCCCGGAGCAATAATAATCATGCTTGTTTTGTCCTTGTACAACATGTTTACTGAAAGTCCACAGTATCTAGCGTGGAACACGGCAGAA GCGAAAGGGTCGAAAGTAGCATACCCAACATGGGCGTTGGTTGTCGGTATATTTGTATTCGTTGGCTCGTTTCTATTCGTCCCTGGAGGAATTATTCTACATTGGTATCgatcaagaaaaaataaatatcagcTAGATTAA